One Tolypothrix bouteillei VB521301 DNA window includes the following coding sequences:
- a CDS encoding biotin/lipoyl-binding protein: MLEHSSKFEGSSPLKPFLRPPALLVLLATFIAGGLSLYTVQKFQSNAAASQQQPTIVPEIKTVTALGRLEPKGEVVKLSAPVSAEGSRVEQLLVREGTMVQQGQLIAILDNRDRLAAALSEAQEQVRVAQANLAQVKAGAKQGEINAQKATVARIQVERETEIEAQKATVARLQAEKDTAIEAQKATVARLEAEKETEIEAQKATIAQFQAQVDNSQAEYQRYKKLYEQGAIAISLLDNKRLTLATAQQQQAQAKANLKRIEASRNQQLTEARANLKRIEATGEQQLAEARANLKRIETSRDQQIKESSSTLDRIAEVRAVDVATAQAEVNRAIAAVKKAEANLRQAFVRSPQEGQVLKIYSRPGEVVSDEGIADMGQTSQMYAVAEVYQSDIKKVRTGQRVRLTSESMPDELQGVVERVGWQVQRQNVVNSDPTSNIDARVVEVHVRLDVSSSRKAAQFSNLQITATIAL, encoded by the coding sequence ATGCTGGAACACTCGTCCAAGTTTGAGGGTTCATCTCCTTTAAAGCCTTTTTTGCGTCCGCCTGCTCTTCTGGTGCTCTTAGCAACTTTTATAGCAGGAGGCTTAAGTCTTTATACAGTACAAAAATTTCAGAGCAATGCTGCGGCGAGCCAACAGCAACCGACGATTGTTCCAGAGATTAAAACAGTAACAGCATTGGGACGATTGGAGCCTAAAGGAGAGGTGGTAAAACTGTCTGCACCGGTATCAGCTGAAGGAAGTCGGGTAGAACAACTCCTAGTTCGAGAAGGAACTATGGTACAACAAGGGCAGTTAATCGCTATTTTAGATAATCGCGATCGCCTTGCGGCAGCATTATCAGAAGCACAAGAACAGGTGCGAGTGGCACAAGCAAATCTAGCCCAGGTAAAAGCAGGTGCCAAACAGGGCGAAATAAATGCACAAAAAGCGACTGTCGCCCGCATACAAGTAGAAAGAGAGACAGAAATAGAAGCACAAAAAGCGACTGTTGCTCGCTTACAGGCAGAGAAAGATACAGCAATTGAGGCACAAAAAGCTACCGTCGCCCGCCTCGAAGCAGAAAAAGAAACAGAAATAGAAGCACAAAAAGCCACAATTGCTCAGTTTCAAGCACAAGTGGACAATAGCCAAGCAGAATACCAACGCTATAAAAAATTGTACGAGCAGGGAGCGATCGCTATATCTTTACTAGATAACAAGCGCTTAACTCTAGCAACTGCACAGCAACAACAGGCACAAGCAAAAGCCAACCTCAAACGCATAGAAGCATCGCGAAACCAACAACTTACAGAAGCTAGAGCTAACCTCAAACGTATAGAAGCTACTGGAGAACAACAACTCGCAGAAGCCAGAGCAAACCTCAAGCGTATTGAAACATCGCGAGACCAGCAAATTAAAGAAAGCAGCTCGACGTTAGATAGAATTGCCGAAGTGCGTGCTGTGGATGTGGCAACAGCTCAAGCTGAAGTCAATCGAGCCATAGCAGCCGTGAAAAAAGCCGAAGCAAATCTCAGACAAGCTTTTGTGCGATCGCCTCAAGAAGGTCAAGTCTTAAAGATTTACAGCCGTCCTGGAGAAGTCGTATCTGATGAAGGCATTGCAGACATGGGGCAAACCAGCCAGATGTATGCAGTAGCAGAAGTTTATCAGAGCGATATCAAGAAAGTGCGAACGGGTCAGAGAGTACGCTTAACAAGCGAGTCTATGCCTGATGAATTACAAGGAGTCGTGGAGCGAGTTGGTTGGCAAGTCCAGAGGCAAAACGTCGTTAACAGCGATCCTACAAGCAACATCGATGCAAGAGTCGTGGAAGTCCACGTTCGGCTCGATGTTTCATCGAGCCGGAAAGCAGCACAATTCTCTAATTTGCAAATTACAGCAACGATCGCTCTGTAA
- a CDS encoding TetR/AcrR family transcriptional regulator gives MVKARITEVERDNSADKVEQILQGAMQEFLSHGYAGTSMDRVASCAGVSKATVYSHFQDKQGLFKALIEKLAQERFHSVFGTTPLKGNPKVALRRLALKALNEMRDDEEYRAFYRVLIGESGRFPELAQFCVGSLIKPAIDTVSQYLATYPELKIADTEATAMLLVGSLSQFVMIQETMHGKNIIPMESERFIDALIDLILKPVAEI, from the coding sequence ATGGTAAAAGCAAGAATAACTGAAGTTGAACGGGATAATTCAGCAGATAAGGTCGAACAGATTTTGCAAGGTGCGATGCAGGAGTTTCTCTCCCACGGCTATGCCGGAACCAGTATGGATAGAGTAGCGTCGTGCGCGGGTGTTTCCAAGGCAACGGTTTACAGTCACTTTCAAGATAAACAAGGCTTATTTAAAGCACTGATAGAAAAACTAGCGCAAGAACGATTTCATTCGGTTTTTGGAACAACACCGTTAAAAGGAAATCCTAAAGTAGCCCTGCGTCGATTGGCATTAAAAGCATTGAATGAGATGCGTGATGACGAAGAGTACCGTGCGTTTTATCGAGTCTTGATAGGAGAGTCCGGGCGTTTTCCCGAATTGGCTCAGTTTTGTGTTGGTAGTTTGATAAAGCCTGCGATCGATACAGTCAGTCAATATCTAGCAACCTATCCAGAACTGAAGATAGCCGATACGGAAGCAACAGCAATGCTTCTTGTGGGTTCATTGAGCCAATTTGTCATGATTCAAGAGACCATGCACGGTAAGAATATTATTCCCATGGAGAGCGAACGATTTATTGACGCGTTAATAGATTTGATTTTGAAGCCAGTTGCGGAAATTTAG
- a CDS encoding ATP-binding protein — MQRSHSSTVKAFSLQFVLIVPFVLQIFGAVGLVGYLSFKNGQKAVNDLADRLMERTSSIVDQHLNSYLSVPTKVLQINSDAIELGLLNVRDRKTAGKYFWKQIQAYDLSYIGIGLKTGEGVGAGRYDGKNLVIDDWGPKPPKNWYIYATDNRGNRTKVVNVLDWNNFKEPWYTEPIKAGRPIWSPFITANYPNYPFIVASMSRPIYNRENQLLGMAAADIHLLKLSDFLRRLDIGHSGQVFIVERNGMMIANSSVQQPFTKFKDKILRLKAIDSPDPMVKEVAQQIQQTFNAFESITESKKLAFHWLGEQYFVHVTPWRDRHGLDWLVVVSIPEQAFMTQVNANTQTSILLCMAALVVATLMGLLTSHWITRPIVRLNKASQAMASGNLDQTVEISSIQELNSLAHSFNDMVGQLRQSFSALEKSNVQLEDRAAELKTTLSELQRTQAQVMQNEKMASLGQLVAGVAHEINNPVSFIHGNITYLHEYTQDLLRILHLYQQHPLSNDPEIQALAEEIDLEFLMEDLQKILTSMKTGTDRIRNIVLSLRNFSRVDEADWKAVDIHEGIESTLLILQHRLKDKSERLGIQVIRNYGNLPQVECYPAQLNQVFMNILVNAIDALDEVNAKRTYEEREKNPSYITVRTSIRDSQWVEIAIADNGIGMSQIVKNQVFDPFFTTKPVGKGTGMGMAISYHIITEKHGGRLECFSSFGTGTEFIVLLPLKSPLTIQEYKPLHL; from the coding sequence ATGCAGAGGAGTCACTCCAGCACCGTAAAAGCATTCTCATTACAGTTTGTTCTGATTGTTCCATTTGTCTTGCAAATATTTGGAGCAGTAGGTTTAGTTGGGTATTTGTCTTTTAAGAATGGACAAAAAGCGGTCAATGACCTCGCAGACCGGTTGATGGAAAGAACCAGCAGTATCGTAGATCAACATTTAAATTCTTATTTATCCGTCCCGACTAAAGTCCTACAGATAAACTCTGATGCAATCGAATTGGGATTGCTCAATGTACGCGATCGCAAAACTGCGGGAAAGTATTTCTGGAAACAGATCCAAGCTTATGACTTGAGTTACATCGGTATTGGGCTAAAGACAGGAGAGGGAGTTGGTGCCGGTCGTTATGATGGCAAAAACCTCGTAATTGATGATTGGGGTCCCAAACCTCCAAAAAATTGGTATATCTATGCTACAGATAACCGGGGAAATCGTACTAAGGTGGTTAATGTATTGGATTGGAATAACTTCAAAGAACCCTGGTACACGGAACCCATAAAAGCAGGTAGACCCATTTGGTCACCATTTATCACAGCGAACTATCCCAATTATCCTTTCATTGTTGCCTCAATGAGTCGCCCGATCTATAACAGGGAGAATCAACTGTTGGGGATGGCTGCGGCTGATATTCATTTATTAAAGTTAAGCGATTTTTTACGGCGTTTGGATATCGGTCACTCCGGACAGGTTTTTATTGTAGAGCGCAACGGAATGATGATTGCCAACTCTAGCGTACAGCAGCCCTTTACCAAGTTCAAAGACAAAATTCTAAGATTGAAGGCGATCGACAGCCCAGATCCAATGGTTAAAGAAGTTGCTCAACAAATTCAGCAAACCTTCAATGCGTTTGAGTCTATTACGGAATCTAAAAAACTGGCATTTCATTGGCTTGGAGAACAATATTTTGTACACGTTACTCCTTGGCGCGATCGACACGGGCTAGATTGGCTGGTGGTGGTTAGCATCCCAGAACAAGCTTTTATGACGCAAGTCAACGCCAATACCCAGACTAGCATTTTGCTTTGTATGGCTGCATTGGTAGTGGCAACACTTATGGGTCTTCTGACTTCTCATTGGATTACACGCCCTATTGTACGACTTAATAAAGCAAGTCAGGCAATGGCATCTGGTAATTTAGACCAAACAGTAGAAATCAGCAGTATCCAAGAACTGAACAGTCTCGCTCATTCCTTTAATGACATGGTAGGTCAACTCCGGCAATCTTTTAGTGCGTTAGAAAAAAGCAATGTCCAATTAGAAGACCGTGCTGCTGAACTCAAAACTACTTTAAGTGAGTTGCAACGTACCCAAGCACAAGTCATGCAAAATGAAAAAATGGCTAGTCTCGGTCAACTAGTTGCGGGTGTCGCTCATGAAATTAACAATCCAGTCAGCTTTATCCACGGTAATATTACTTATCTCCACGAATACACTCAAGATTTATTGAGGATATTGCATCTTTACCAGCAACACCCTCTCAGCAACGATCCAGAGATTCAAGCTCTGGCTGAAGAAATCGATTTAGAGTTTCTAATGGAGGATTTACAAAAAATTCTTACTTCCATGAAAACTGGAACTGATAGGATTCGCAATATCGTGTTGTCGCTACGAAACTTTTCGCGGGTGGATGAGGCTGATTGGAAAGCAGTGGATATTCATGAGGGAATTGAAAGTACGCTGTTGATTCTGCAACACCGCCTGAAAGACAAATCAGAACGTCTGGGAATTCAAGTCATTCGCAATTATGGTAATTTACCGCAGGTAGAATGTTATCCCGCACAACTGAATCAAGTTTTCATGAATATTCTCGTAAATGCGATAGATGCGTTAGATGAGGTTAATGCCAAACGCACATATGAGGAGAGAGAGAAAAATCCCAGTTACATTACTGTCCGTACCTCAATTAGAGATTCGCAGTGGGTAGAAATTGCCATTGCTGACAATGGCATAGGAATGTCTCAAATCGTCAAAAACCAAGTCTTCGATCCTTTTTTCACAACTAAACCTGTCGGTAAAGGTACGGGGATGGGTATGGCAATCAGTTATCACATTATCACTGAAAAACATGGTGGGAGATTGGAATGTTTTTCTAGTTTTGGCACAGGAACTGAATTTATTGTTCTATTACCTTTAAAATCTCCACTGACTATTCAGGAGTACAAACCCTTACATCTTTAG